In one Chloroflexota bacterium genomic region, the following are encoded:
- a CDS encoding Mur ligase family protein: protein MNARLTAALLAGRVATGLSRTLGRGGGTVIAGHVVPRIDPTALRTVTRRLRHGSVLVSGTNGKTTTSRLISHILQQASLQPLHNRAGANLVSGLVSAIVAQTSLGGWPQADVGIFEVDEATVPAALREIRPRAVLLNNIFRDQLDRYGEVHFVADLWAKAVAHLPTDTTLVLNADDPLVATLGHERAEAAVYFGVGDASVGSGETPHAADARICPVCGAAFVYTVYYYGHLGQYRCPSCGLNRPEPRVEATSVTLRGDRGSLVTMRTPLGEIQATLSLPGLYNVYNALAATATCLTLGLDPETIRAGLESFTAAFGRLERVRVSERELFLALVKNPVGFGEVLRTILTDGEERSLVIAINDHFADGTDISWLWDVDFEQLEGHVRTAICVGTRAEDMAVRLKYALVPEERILVEADPRRALALALERAAPGETIYVLPTYTAMLELREVLRQDGHVAGFWQD from the coding sequence ATGAATGCACGTCTGACCGCCGCACTACTCGCAGGGCGCGTCGCTACGGGTCTGAGCCGCACGCTCGGACGGGGGGGCGGCACCGTCATCGCGGGGCACGTCGTGCCGCGCATCGACCCGACCGCCCTGCGGACCGTGACCCGCCGCCTGCGCCACGGCAGCGTGCTCGTCTCGGGCACCAACGGCAAGACCACCACCAGCCGCCTGATCTCACACATCTTGCAGCAGGCATCGCTCCAGCCGCTCCACAACCGGGCGGGCGCGAACCTCGTCTCAGGGCTGGTCTCGGCCATCGTGGCCCAGACGAGCCTGGGCGGCTGGCCCCAGGCCGATGTCGGCATCTTCGAGGTCGACGAGGCCACGGTGCCGGCCGCCCTCCGCGAGATCCGCCCGCGCGCCGTCCTCCTGAACAACATCTTCCGCGATCAGCTTGACCGCTACGGCGAGGTCCATTTCGTGGCCGACCTCTGGGCGAAGGCCGTCGCACACCTGCCGACCGACACCACGCTGGTGCTCAACGCCGACGATCCGCTCGTCGCGACGCTGGGCCACGAGCGCGCCGAGGCCGCCGTCTACTTCGGCGTCGGAGACGCGAGCGTGGGCAGCGGCGAGACGCCTCACGCCGCCGACGCCCGCATCTGCCCCGTCTGCGGCGCAGCCTTCGTCTATACCGTCTACTATTACGGACACCTCGGGCAGTATCGCTGCCCCAGCTGCGGATTGAACCGTCCCGAGCCACGCGTCGAGGCGACCAGCGTCACGCTGCGGGGCGACCGTGGCAGCCTGGTCACCATGCGAACGCCCCTCGGGGAGATCCAGGCGACCCTCAGCCTGCCGGGCCTCTACAACGTCTACAACGCGCTGGCCGCCACTGCCACCTGCCTCACGCTCGGCCTCGATCCCGAAACGATCCGCGCCGGGCTGGAGAGCTTCACGGCGGCCTTCGGGCGACTCGAACGGGTGCGGGTCAGCGAGCGCGAGCTGTTTCTGGCGCTGGTCAAGAACCCGGTCGGCTTTGGCGAGGTGCTCCGCACCATCCTGACAGACGGCGAGGAGCGATCCCTCGTCATCGCCATCAACGACCATTTCGCCGACGGCACCGATATCTCATGGCTCTGGGATGTGGACTTCGAGCAACTCGAGGGCCACGTGCGGACAGCCATCTGCGTCGGCACCCGCGCCGAGGATATGGCCGTCCGCCTCAAGTACGCCCTCGTGCCCGAGGAGCGCATCCTCGTCGAGGCCGATCCGCGCCGGGCGCTGGCGCTCGCGCTGGAGCGGGCTGCGCCGGGGGAGACCATCTACGTCCTGCCAACCTACACCGCCATGCTCGAGCTACGCGAAGTCCTGCGCCAGGATGGTCACGTGGCAGGTTTCTGGCAAGACTAG
- a CDS encoding glutamine amidotransferase: MRSLRLTLVHLYPDLMNVYGDRGNIITFRRRCAWRGIDLDVQPVSLGDRLTAETTDLIFFGGGQDREQAVISPDFVTEKGAAVREAVEDGAALLAVCGGYQLLGHTYTTVDGQELPGVGVFDVRSVPGSRRHIGNLVAEVELNGTTRTLVGFENHSGQTYLGPGCRPLGNVLQGGGNNGEDGTEGAVYRDAYGCYLHGSLLPKNPWFADHLIQRALFRRYGEEIPLAPLDDSLEDRAHAAVVNRARKLGNQRSGAW, from the coding sequence ATGCGTTCACTGCGACTGACCCTCGTCCACCTCTACCCCGACCTGATGAACGTCTACGGCGACCGAGGCAACATCATCACGTTTCGCCGCCGCTGCGCCTGGCGGGGCATCGACCTGGACGTGCAACCGGTGAGTCTTGGCGACCGTCTCACTGCTGAAACGACCGATCTGATCTTCTTTGGGGGCGGCCAGGACCGTGAGCAGGCGGTGATCTCGCCAGACTTCGTGACCGAGAAGGGTGCGGCTGTCCGCGAGGCCGTCGAGGATGGGGCCGCCCTGCTGGCCGTCTGCGGCGGCTATCAGCTGCTTGGGCACACCTACACCACGGTGGACGGTCAGGAGCTGCCGGGCGTCGGCGTCTTCGACGTACGCTCTGTGCCCGGATCGCGCCGCCACATCGGCAACCTGGTGGCCGAGGTCGAGCTGAACGGGACGACGCGCACGCTGGTCGGGTTCGAGAACCACAGCGGGCAGACCTATCTCGGACCCGGCTGCCGGCCGCTGGGCAACGTCCTCCAGGGCGGCGGCAACAACGGCGAGGACGGCACCGAGGGCGCTGTCTACCGTGACGCCTACGGCTGCTACCTCCACGGCTCGCTGCTGCCCAAGAACCCGTGGTTTGCCGATCACCTGATCCAGCGCGCACTCTTCCGGCGGTACGGCGAGGAGATCCCGCTCGCCCCTCTTGACGACTCGCTTGAGGATCGCGCCCATGCTGCCGTGGTCAACCGCGCCCGCAAGCTCGGCAACCAGCGCAGCGGGGCCTGGTAG